In the genome of Meles meles chromosome 4, mMelMel3.1 paternal haplotype, whole genome shotgun sequence, one region contains:
- the LOC123939614 gene encoding cytochrome c oxidase copper chaperone, translated as MPGLAAASPAPSDSQEKKPLKPCCACPETKKARDACIIEKGEEHCGHLIEAHKECMRALGFKI; from the exons ATGCCAGGTCTGGCGGCCGCAAGCCCTGCCCCGTCTGACTCGCAGGAGAAAAAGCCGCTGAAGCCCTGCTGCGCCTGCCCGGAGACCAAGAAGGCCCGCGATGCTTG CATCattgagaaaggagaagaacACTGTGGACACCTGATTGAGGCCCACAAGGAATGCATGAGAGCCCTGGGATTTAAGATATGA